In Nomascus leucogenys isolate Asia chromosome 3, Asia_NLE_v1, whole genome shotgun sequence, the genomic window CCCCTCCGTGAGCCTGCCAGTGTCCACCTCTTCCCAAGAGGTTTATGACGTCGTGAGGCATCTTAACTTTATCAGCCATGGCCTAGGAAGCAGCCACTAAGCATCGGGGGAAAACTGAAACCCCAAAACTGCTTCCCACTCACCGCATTAGAATCCTGAGCCCCATCCAGGGAGAGGGGCCTGGGACAAGTGGCCTGTGGGACAAGGCTTCTCAGGGACGTCAAGAGAACAGCTTCAGGGGGGGTctcaggagggaaggaggagagtggGAGGTGGAACTGCTTCTGGAGTGCGTGGGAGCCTGGTTCTGCCTGGGGGACCCCTCTGCCTCCAGTGCCCTCCCCAAAGGCCCCATACGGGGCTGTACCTTATTCAGCTGCTGCGGACACCTCCAGCCCTGTCCTGGGCACTGACTCTCCCGTTTTTGTGGTGCCCGGCATTGATCCCTGGGAGggagcctgccctgccctgtcctgCCTTGCTGTCCCCACGTCCCCAGGCTCTGCTTCTCCTTGGGACATCAGAAGCTCCCCCAGGAAGGATTAGGAGGTAGTTTTATTATACCGTTTAGAGGCCTTAGGTACTTGTGGTCAGGCATTTGCTTCTAGGGAACAAAAATTActtggaaagagaaagagcttgGGTGAATCACTTAAATCCGCAAAATGCATAAACAGCATTTGGTTGAAATGGCAGTCACATGGCTGCAGGTACCGGCCTGTTCCAGGTGGCTCTGTGGCCTCCCCGTCAGTGGCGTTTCATAGGGAACGCCCAGGGCTCCCGAGCCCAGGGTTGGCTTGTTCCTGTTTGTGGTGAGACCTCAAACTCCATTGGGCTTAAGTCGATGATTGGAGGAAGCAGCCGGGAAAGCAGGGACCAGTGTCCTGGAGGAAGCCTTATGAGTCAGACCTGCCTGCCCTCAGCCCCCCAGGCCTGGTCATAAAGGGCCGCCGGTTTCCAGTCTTTTTTGTAAACACTGCTCTGCGTGATCTCGGGTGCTGAGGTCCCTCCAGACAGAGAGACTGCACCAACCCCAGGGCTTTACACCACCGCTCATTGGAGCCTCCTGCATCAGGGGCTCGAGGGAGCCTGCTGGACCCACCCTCTTCTCTGTTGTCTTCACCTAAGAGCACTTTGATGTGATTGACTTAATCAAATCCATTTCAGCGGAAAGCCCCACACCACCCCAAACCACCTTGAACGTGCCTGACGGTCCAGGCCTCGGAGGGCGGGTCCTAGTAATAAGGGGCGGGGCCAGGCTCCCCACCTGCTGGCCTGGGTCAGAAAATGGTGAAGGAGATTAGGGGAAGCGGGCTGCTGGGTTGGCAGGTGCTCGGGTGAGGGCGCAGCGTGAGCCCAGTTGAGGCTGCTGCCTGCAGGCGTGGCTGCGGGTGCTCAAAGCCTGCAGGGTATTATCAGGGACGCGTAGACACAGGAGGCGCGGAGAAAGCGAGTTTCCCACCAGAACCAAGTTCCGTAGCTCGGTGTCTGCAAACAACAGAAGTTTCTCTTGCAGTCCTGGAGATGGGAAGCCTGAGACCTGGCAGGGTGGGTCCTCTGGGTGGCTCCGTGGGAGGACCCGCTGTGCCTTCTCCTGGCgtctggtggctgctggccacTTGTGGCGTCCTCAGCTTGCCGCCACGTCACTCCATTCCCAGGCTGGCATCTTCACATTGCTGCCTCTGCTCCACCTTCACACTCCCTTGTCCCCATGCCTGCGTcatcttctcttttctgtcttttatcaGGACGTCTATCATTGGCTTTAGGGCCCATCCCAATTCAGGACCTCCAGATCCTCaacttaattacatcttcaaagaCCTTTATTCCCAATAAGGCCACATGCCGAGGCTCCTGGTGGCTGTCTCTTTTGGAGACACACTCGGGCCTGCTGCAGGAGTTCGAGGCATTTCCCCCAGGGTCTCCAGGGATCAACCATGGCAACTCATCTTGCAGTGCCAGTACCTCGCATGGGGCTGGCACATAGGAAGACTTACAAGCTTTTCTTGAACTGCAGTTGAGCTGAGAACGTTCCAGGACACACAGCCCAAAGACTCGGGAGATCTGGGTGTaaccctctgcctcccctgctcCTCGGGGCAGCTCCTCCCACAGGGCCAGGCCAGGGGCTTGGACTGTGGCCGATGGCTCCACTGTCCAGGGCAGTTTGTTTCCCACGTGGGGTAacaggctggagggaagtggaTCTGCTGCTTTGTTCTGGTGGACAACGGAGCCGTGGGTGTGCGAGGCCAGGCCCTGACTCAAGGCGGCTCTTCTGTCCCTGCTCTCTGGCTGTGGGTGATGGGATGTGTGTGACGGGGAGAACAGGCTTGGGTCACAGGGCCAAGGGACTGGTCCCAGGTGGAGCCCAGGCCACATGCTTGGGAAAGTGGGTGGTCCTGGGTGAGCCTGTCTGGCAGGAGGGCGAGGTCCTGTCTGGAGTAGACACCCGGTCAGTGTCCGCTGCACCTGTGACTGGGCCCAGAGGGCACGGGAAGCCCAGGTGCCCTGTCCCCTGGTGAGTGGGCTGTGGGGGTTGAGCACCCCAAGGGAAGGCGTGTTCTTCCAGAGATTCCCTGTAAGAGCTGAGCTGCATCGTGAGCAGGGGGGACAGAGGTAGCCTGGGGAGGGTCGGGTCGCCTGTGCAGGCAGCTTTCTTGGGCGGTGCACAAGGGACAGAAAGCCTGAGGCTTGGGACCGGCTGAAGACAGCCTTGGGCTGCGGGTGCTGGTGCCGTTCCAGGCAGAGGTGGGCTCTGCAGCCCCCTGCTAGCTACCCCCGCGAGCAGCAAGAGCCCTGGCCCCAGCCAGTGGCCCCAAGCCAGGCTCCTgaggggcagagggtgggggctGGAATTTCCACCCTATTTGTCTCACAGCCTGTCTGGTCCCAGCCCCAGGGCAAGAAACAGCCTTTCTGGAGCAGTTTCCAGACTTGCAGTCGCCGCCTTGAGCATGCAGTGGCCGTCTGCAGGAGGCCGCGGGTGCTGGGGCTGGTGCAGGAGAGCACTGTTCCTTCTGCGCCTGTGCAGTGAGGCTGGGGCTTCCGTCCAGAGCACGGgactcctctgcctcctgtggcCGTGTGTGTGGCAGGAAGGCCGTGCTGCTGAGCCACGCGACTCTGCCCTGTTGGCAGTGGGAAGCGGCAGGAGGGGTCCTCGGAACTGAAGTGGGCAGCCGGGGGCTGCTGCAGCTTACGCTCACTGTCATTCTGAAACCCTCAACTGGCtttcaaaataacaatttaaaaaatggtcatAGGAAATGCAGGAAGTTCAGGAGAAATCCCGCCCAGCCCCGCCCTCCCAAGGTGGCCTCGTTCAAGCTCAGTCTGTCTGTTCTTCTCGGGCTGCCTGCAGCTGCTCCCGCTCCTCGGCGGGTGTGGCCGCGTGTTGAGGAGCCCCCATCAGCACACGTGCCTCGGGGCAGCCCCCAACACAAGGCTCTTCCTGTCCCTCCAGGCTCAGCTTTCCCTTCCCAGCGGGCAGGGAGGTGCTGAGGCCATGCCTGGTGCCAGCTTCCTGGAGAGGCCACACTTAGAGCCCATGGTGCCAGGCCAAGCCACTGTCTCCCGCGCCACAGTGCTGCAGCCGGATCCACCCAGGCCACCGCGTGGCACCATCAGACACGCTTTCCTAGTTTGGGCCAGCCCGGTGCTCTGTGCACAGTGTGACTCCCAGTGGCCCCTTGGAGGAGGGAGGGTCACCGCTTTGCTTCACAAAAGGACTGAGTCTCAGGGAGGGGTCTCTAGTAACAGCCCCGGAGCCAGGATGTGACTGAGACAGGTTCCTCCAGGGCCACACGCTAAGCAGTACAGGAACCTCTGGGGGCAGAATCACGGCCTCCAAAACACCCACGTCCAAATCCCAGAACAAACATGTTACCATTCGTGGCAGAGAGGAATGAAGGTTGCAGATTGAATTAAGGTTGTTAATCATCTGACTGTTTTtctagaaacagggtctcgctctgtcacccgggctgagtgcagtggtacagtcatggctcactgcagcctcaacctctcagcctcaagcaatcctcccttctcagtctcctgagtagctgggactacgggtgtgtgccaccacgcttccAGGGCATGCAGTCAGGAGGCCGGGGCCATCTGTGGCCCACCCTGAGATCCAGAATCATCCATTTCCTCCAGGCCCCCTGCTGGGCTCCAACTCCTTGAGGACCAAAGAGCAGAGGTTGTGGAAGGCCCTGGAAACTGGTCTGGATTACCTGTCCTGGGAAGGTCTCTCCCAACCTGAGTGGGAGACGGGTTGGCTCTGCTGCTCACAGTTTTGTGCCTTAATTCCATCCTCAATTCTGATTGACATTCCTTGGCCACAAGGGACACCCCCGCTCATTGATGCTTCTCGCCCATTGCCTCACTCTCATCCTCACTGCCAAGCAGTTGGCCGTGTGTTTGCGGTGTCAATGTTGACACCGATGATCCATGCCCGGAGGGTACAGTGCCTGAAGTGCTATGTGGGGACTGGTGCCCCGGAGGGGTCCCGCTGTGGTGGCAGCCGTGGCCCCCAAGCCCCACGCCCGCTCTGTGTGTCTCCTTGCAGGACAGGGTGAGGGGCTTGGCCTCACGGGGTTGAGACGGGAGGCGGGCTCTTGAGTGTGGAGTGATGCGCGTCCAGGGTGAAGCTGCAGCCGTGATTGATGAGGCTTCCTGAGCACAGGGCTCTGTGCTCAGTGGGTTTTCACATTCATTCCCCAGTACCCCTCTGGGCTGGCTGCTCCAAGCCCTGGAAAAGGATGTTGGGGTTTAGGAAGGTGAAACTCCATGCCCAGGTCGTGGCTGGTGAGGGGCGCTCCCCGCACAACCAGCCACTGCGTGGCTCCAACTCACGCCTGGATGCTCTTAGGCTGGACCCTGTCTGTTTGCAGGTAGCGCCTGTTCACAGATGTGTCTTGCTGCAGACTTGAAATGCGGGACTGAGTGTCAGGGAGGGGTCTTCAGTAACAGCCACAGAGCCAGGATGTGACTGAGACAGGTGCCTCCAGGGCCACACGCTAAGCAGTACAGGAACCTCTAGGGGCAGAATCACGGCCTCCAAAACACCCACATCTTAATCCCCAGAACAAATATGTTACCATATGTGGCAGAGAGGAATGCATCTGCCGCGTCTAGGAGGCAGGGGGCTGTGGCGCGTCCCCAGGTGTCCCCTTGTGTCCTGACGATGCGTCCCCAGGCATCCCCATGCATTTCCAGGTGTCCCCACGTGTCCCCAGGCGTCCTCAGGCGTCCTGCCGAACAGCCCTGTGCCCTCCAGGTGTGCATTGTGCAGAAGCGGGACACGGAGAAGATGTACGCCATGAAGTACATGAACAAGCAGCAGTGCATCGAGCGCGACGAGGTCCGCAACGTCTTCCGGGAGCTGGAGATCCTGCAGGAGGTCGAGCACGTCTTCCTGGTGAACCTCTGGTGAGCCTGCCGTGGCCTCGCTAGAAAGATTTGCTGCCCTGAAACTGGGAAGGCACCGGCTGTCCTCTCCCGCCCTTGGTGCTCCCTGGCCCTCGTGCCTCAGAGATGCCCCTGCCACCCACAGGCCCTTTCTACCCCTCCTCATCTGTGCCCCTTCCTGTGCCCCAGGGCTGGCAGGGGTCCAGGTGGCCATGGCATGCTGGGGTTGGTTAATGCGGCGTCTCTTCTGAGCCTGCCGGAAGACCAGGGCTTCCCTACAGTGGAGATGTGCCCCCATGGAGTCTCTGGCACTAGTCAGTGGGGGAGAGTTTATGGACTGAAAAACTCaccactgtcatcaccatcaccaccatcattgccatcaccaccaccatcaccaccgcaaccatcatcactgtcatcactgTCACCACCATAATCAACACAATCATTattgtcaccatcaccaccaccacgaCCACAATCACTGTTATCACCACCACCCTCCATCCTCACTACCGtcatcctcaccatcaccaccaccacgaCCACAATCACTGTTATCACCACCACCCTCCATCCTCACCaccgtcaccaccaccaccatcactgccatTGTCACCACCATGGATGCTGGTTATTAAATGCCGGCTCTTTGCCTAACACTGTGTCAAGAGTGGTACCTACACGGCCCCATTTTCTTTAACAACCCTCTGGGGCAGATGTCTGTATCCCCATTTTACCGAAGAGGAGGCCAGGTAGCCTGAAGCACCCGGAGCTGGCACTGTAGCTCTGCTCTGCATTTGCCACTCCCAGGTGCCTCTGGCCCCAGCTGGGCCACCTCCAGCACAGGGTGGTGTGTCTTTCCCCAGGATCTGGGCTCAGAGCAGCTCTGGGCTGGGGTGCAATCAGTGCCTTGGGCAGGCCCCTCCTCCTGGGAATGCCTGGTGGCTGATGCTGGGCTGGGGCTGTGGTCCTTAGGGGGAGTGTGTCAGCTGTGGGAGCAGCCATGACCGGCTCCCCAGCTGTGTGCACGACAGGCCCTCCGTTGGTGCCCTCAGGTACTCCTTCCAGGATGAGGAGGACATGTTCATGGTCGTGGACCTGCTTCTGGGCGGGGACCTGCGCTACCACCTGCAGCAGAACGTGCAGTTCTCCGAGGACACGGTGAGGCTGTACATCTGCGAGATGGCGCTGGCTCTCGACTACCTGCGCGGCCAGCACATCATCCACAGGTGTGTGCGTGGCAGACGGCGCAGGTACctgctgaggtgggtggggcGGAAGCGGCCTTAGGTCAGGCTGCCGGCAGGGCGTCCGCACTCCCGTGGGGTGGGTCCAGCTCCTCTGCCCCGCCCTTGCCTGAGTGCCTGCCCCCAGCTGTGGCACTTGCGCTGACCAGGTCAGCCCCATAGCTGTGTGCCTGGTGTCCATCTAGGGGGACCTCGTCCCAGCATCCCCAGCTGAGAATGGGCACGGAGGGCTGTTAGCCCTGGTGGCCAGACCACCAGGCCGGGTCACAGCAAGTGGCCTTCACCTGGTCCGTTTAACCGAAGGCTCCCGTTTGCCCATCCACCACGTCCCAGGGAATCCAAACTAATTTTAACATTAGCTTAAAGCAGATGAAATTAGGAAGCAGAGCTGGTGTGAtggttctgaaaataaaatttaaaagaagaaaataggaagcAGATTATGAAGGAAGTAAAATTGGGAAACAGAAATTAGGCTGAAATTCCGCAGCtatggaacaaaatgaaaatatctgtgagGTGTATTTTAAAGTCGAATGGACTGGTGTTTGCATTTCTGCTTTTGGGGACTCGGATATCTGGTTATGACCTAGGCACCAGTCACTGAGCACTggctgtgtgcctggaaaagtcgGGGCAAAGCGAGAGCCGAGGCGGCTTGGTCTCCTAGAGGCCGAGTCGTGGAGGGGGAGCGCAGACCCTGCCAGCAATTGCTCTCGTCGTCTGGGGCTCCAGGCCCCCTCCCACCGTCTGGTGCCAGGTGTGTGCTGCTGTCCAGATGCCACAAGGAACGAAGTGGCTGACTTCATCGCCTCTGCCCCCACTCAGGGCCGTGAGGTCCTAGCATCATCCAAGGATCGAGTCAAGCTCTCAGGCCTCTGCCTCGAGTGGGTGGGCGGGGCGTCCTGGGGACTCCAGGGATTGTGACAGAGATTCCAAGGCAGAAACAAGGCAGATTTCCCAACTCACCTTCCCACTTTGTGCCCTTTCTAGAGATGTCAAGCCTGACAACATTCTCCTGGATGAGAGAGGTGTGTGGGGCCGGGTGTGGGCAGCCCGGGTGGGTGGTGGCAGGGATGGGCCTGTCGGGGGAGGAGGATCCTGCACGCAAGGATGTGTCTCTGGTCCTGGGACAGCCACACCTGACCCCTCTCTGCGCAGGACATGCACACCTGACCGACTTCAACATCGCCACCATCATCAAGGACGGGGAGCGGGCGACGGCGTTAGCGGGCACGAAGCCGTACATGGGTGAGCCCGAGCTGGGGTTCCAGATGGGAGCCGGCTTCCTCCAGGTGGGAAGGACAAGGCCTCGGTGGCTTCTCTGTCCCACCCTGGAGGCAGCCTGGTCTTGGGGTGTGGCCTCAAGGTGCCGGCCCTGTGTCCGTGGGTCCGGGCTGTGACCCCTGACAGCTGTTGTTCCTTCTTTCTGTCGGAAAGCTCCGGAGATCTTCCACTCTTTTATCAACGGCGGGACTGGCTACTCCTTCGAGGTGGACTGGTGGTCAGTGGGGGTGATGGCCTATGAGCTGCTTCGAGGATGGGTATGGACCCCCTGCAGCCCCCGGGCTTGGCCGCCAGGCCCCCGCTATCTGCCCCCACCAGTGCCGGGGAGGGGGTGGCTGTCCCCAGTGCCCAGGTGCACAGGGATGTCTCCACTCTGTCTGAGGAGTCATGCTTTTAGCAGAGTGTGCAGTTGGTGATGGAATGcctgagcaggaggaggaaggacaGATTCACTGTGGTTTCCCGGGGCCGCTGCTGGGGCCTGCAAGCCAGCCTCTGTGGGGGTGGACAAGGCTGAGAACTGGCCAGCAGGGCTGCTGCCTTGGAACTTTCCACAAAAAGTTTCTTTTGGGGCCCTGTGCTCTCACCCTTGTGGCCACGGCGAGGCCAGTCCTGGAGACCGGGAGGCTGGGGGTCCTTTTGCGGACCATACCCCTCAGCCCTGCACAGGACCCCACCTCTAAGGAAGCCATCTCCCTCCTGGCCCTCTGGGGCTGATCTGTCTGGACCCAGGCCCCCCGGGATCCCAGCCAGATGGGCGCAGCAGCCATGGTGCAGGACCCAGGCACAAGCTTTATCTAACCCAGGCTCCTCCGCTGCAGATGGAGGCCAGGCTGTGCTCAGAGCTGTGCCTGcacttggggtggggggaggggtccTCTTAGGGCGATGGCACGTGTGTCTGGCATTGTTCTGGGTGTCCTGGGGGCCAGGAGGACCTGCCCAGCACTGCCTCCCTGTCTCCAGAGGCCCTATGACATCCACTCCAGCAACGCCGTCGAGTCCCTGGTGCAGCTGTTCAGCACCGTGAGCGTCCAGTATGTCCCCACATGGTCCAAGGAGATGGTGGCCTTGCTGCGGAAGGTGAGCCCCCATCCCTGAGCCTCCTCACCCACCGAGCACCCACCCCACTCCCTCATTCACCTGCGGCTCGGGGCACCCCCTCCAGTGCACACTTAGTGCCGCTTCCTGGCAGGCACAGGTCCGTTCACTGCACCCTGTGGGGGCCTTCGCAGATGGCAGCCCCAAGCCCCAGGAAGCGAGCTGGTGGCAGGCTCTGTGGCCCTCTCATGGCGAGCCCTACCAGGTCACTGGTGTCCTGGTGATCCCCTGAGCTGCGTCCCCAGGCACCCTCACAGCAGGCTTGTGCACCCGCCCTGCCGGTCACCACGGAGGAGCCCTGAGCCAGGTCCCCTTGTCCCACATATTGGAAGGAGGGTGTGGGATGGGGGGGTTCAAGTCCATGCTATCCCCGGGACCCTTTGCCCCAGTGCCTCCTGTGGAAGGTGGGCAGCCATTGCCCACTGCAAATGCCTCTCAGGGGACATCAGCCTGGTAGGGACACGGGCAGGGGTGTGGCCATCAGTAGTGCCTCCCATTTGTGATCTGGGGCTAAGCTGGGGCTGTGCCTTCACTGGGCTGCACAGCTCCCCGTTCAGAGCCTCGCATTAACACCATAGGGGGTTCGGAGTCAGAGCCAGGCCCAGGCAGGACAGGGAGGGGAGTGAGTGTGCCACACGGTCCCGGCTGCCTCCCGGCTCCCATGTCTCAGGCAGGTGGGGCCTCCTGCCCTGGAATTGTAGCCAAGCAGCCTAAAGCCTTAGGGAGGCCTTGCCTGCCGGGGCCTCTCCCCAGCCCCGAGAGCCTCTTAACTCTGCTGTAGCCACACGAAGCTCGGCCACACCTGCCCAGGTGGCTCACAAGGTGGCACTGGGCTAGAGAGGGCCTGCGTGGGCACTGGGGATGACCCACACGTCCAAGCCCAAGCCTGGGAAACCTCGCACGGGGTCTGGGTCTGCGGCATTTTCCCTGGAAAGGCGGGAGGTGCCAGCGCTGGGATGCTGCTTCCCAGGCCACGCATGGCTGCCCCAGGATCATCTGGCCTGTGGAGGTCCCATGCGGTGAAGGAAGTGGCTCTGGGATGGTTACTGTGAGGCCAGCCACGTGCGGAGTGTTAGCTGCTAGCCAGGCCTCCGCTGCCACCTCCTGGCAAAGCCCAGCAGAGCCTTCCCTGCAGATCCCTCTGCTGTCCTCTGGCGCCAGGGGTTTGGGTAGCAGCACTCAGAACAGGCGTCCCTTGGGCCACATGCTGAGCCAGCCACGGTGCTTTGTTTGACGTCGGCCGttggccccaccccaccctcctgaATTCCGAACCTCAGGCCTGGCGGGACCCTCCTCAGGGTGCCCTGGCCTGGGGGTGGCGGGCTATTCCTTGCTGAGGGGCCGTGGGCCCTGGGCCCTCTGACTCATGCCTGGTTGCAGCTCCTCACTGTGAACCCCGAGCACCGgctctccagcctccaggacgTGCAGGCAGCCCCGGCGCTGGCCGGCGTGCTGTGGGACCACCTGAGCGAGAAGAGGGTGGAGCCGGGCTTCGTGCCCAACGTAAGCCTGTGGGCGGCTCAGGTGGGGGGCCCTGGGGATGGACATGGCGTCATCCACGGGCCGGGGCTCAGCACCCATCCCTCTGTAGAAAGGCCGTCTGCACTGCGACCCCACCTTTGAGCTGGAGGAGATGATCCTGGAGTCCAGGCCCCTGCACAAGAAGAAGAAGCGCCTGGCTAAGAACAAGTCCCGGGACAACAGCAGGGACAGCTCCCAGTCCGTGAGTGCCGGGGCAGGCTCAGGGCGCGGCAGTGGGCTGGGCTTGGGGCTCCTCTCCACCACCGAGCAGGGCGTGCAGGGACCCCTGGCAGCCCACACATCTCGGAAGTCCAGCAGACCGTTTCCTGAAGTCCTGAGAAGGCCAGAGACCTCccttctgcctttcccagcccccaCCTCGCTCCTTATGAAGCAGGTGGGCAGGGACAACCAGGGCTGGGGTTATGAGTGCACGGGGATGGCCGTGTGAAGCCTTCATGCTTGCCCAGGTGTGCTGGTGTTGGTTGTGTGTGCGGGGACAGCCATGTGAAGCCCTCACACTCGCCCAGGTGTGCTGGCTTTGGTTGTGTGTGCAGGGATGGCCACGTGAAGCCCTCACACTCGCCCAGGTGTGTCAACATCAGTTGTGTGTGTGGGGACGGCCATGTGAAGCCCTCACACTCACCTAGGTGTGTCGGTGTCAGTTATGTGTGTAGGGATGGCCACGTGAAGCCCTCACACTTGCCCAGGTGTGTTGGTGTCCGTTGTGTGTGCGGGGTCAGCCACGTGAAGCCCTCACACTCGCCCAGGTGCGTTAATGTCAGTTATGAGTGTGTGCAGGGATGGCCACCTGAAGCCCTCACACTCGCCCAGGTGCGTCGGCATCAGGTATGTGTGCCGGGACAGCCATGTGAAACCCTCACACTCGCCCAGGTGTGCTGGCTTTGGTTGTGTGTGCGGGGACAGCCACGTGAAGCCCTCACACTCCCCCAGGCATGCTGGTATTCTGGGGCTGCCAGGACAGGTAACCACGAATCAGGTGGATGAAGAACAGCAGTGCATCTCTCTGAGACGGATCTGAGTCGTAACGAAAcggtctcctgcacagctggctgTGCGTGAACTACTCTGTCTCCTGCAGCTCCCCCGTCTTGataattggctctgtctaggcagcgggtaaggtgaaccccttgggcagTTACGTGATGATCTCATAGTTTCTGTAAACCAGAAGTCCAGGCATGGTGCAGCTCTGTTC contains:
- the STK32C gene encoding serine/threonine-protein kinase 32C isoform X3, which translates into the protein MNFDHFQILRAIGKGSFGKVCIVQKRDTEKMYAMKYMNKQQCIERDEVRNVFRELEILQEVEHVFLVNLWYSFQDEEDMFMVVDLLLGGDLRYHLQQNVQFSEDTVRLYICEMALALDYLRGQHIIHRDVKPDNILLDERGHAHLTDFNIATIIKDGERATALAGTKPYMAPEIFHSFINGGTGYSFEVDWWSVGVMAYELLRGWRPYDIHSSNAVESLVQLFSTVSVQYVPTWSKEMVALLRKLLTVNPEHRLSSLQDVQAAPALAGVLWDHLSEKRVEPGFVPNKGRLHCDPTFELEEMILESRPLHKKKKRLAKNKSRDNSRDSSQSENDYLQDCLDAIQQDFVIFNREKLKRSQDLPSEPLPTPESRDAVEPVEDEVERSALPMCGPICPSAGSG
- the STK32C gene encoding serine/threonine-protein kinase 32C isoform X1, encoding MRSGAERRGSSAAAPPGSPPPGRARPAGSDAPSALPPPAAGQPRARDSGDVRAQPRPLFQWSKWKKRMGSSMSAATARRPVFDDKEDVNFDHFQILRAIGKGSFGKVCIVQKRDTEKMYAMKYMNKQQCIERDEVRNVFRELEILQEVEHVFLVNLWYSFQDEEDMFMVVDLLLGGDLRYHLQQNVQFSEDTVRLYICEMALALDYLRGQHIIHRDVKPDNILLDERGHAHLTDFNIATIIKDGERATALAGTKPYMAPEIFHSFINGGTGYSFEVDWWSVGVMAYELLRGWRPYDIHSSNAVESLVQLFSTVSVQYVPTWSKEMVALLRKLLTVNPEHRLSSLQDVQAAPALAGVLWDHLSEKRVEPGFVPNKGRLHCDPTFELEEMILESRPLHKKKKRLAKNKSRDNSRDSSQSENDYLQDCLDAIQQDFVIFNREKLKRSQDLPSEPLPTPESRDAVEPVEDEVERSALPMCGPICPSAGSG
- the STK32C gene encoding serine/threonine-protein kinase 32C isoform X2, producing MRSGAERRGSSAAAPPGSPPPGRARPAGSDAPSALPPPAAGQPRARDSGDVRAQPRPLFQWSKWKKRMGSSMSAATARRPVFDDKEDVNFDHFQILRAIGKGSFGKVCIVQKRDTEKMYAMKYMNKQQCIERDEVRNVFRELEILQEVEHVFLVNLWYSFQDEEDMFMVVDLLLGGDLRYHLQQNVQFSEDTVRLYICEMALALDYLRGQHIIHRDVKPDNILLDERGHAHLTDFNIATIIKDGERATALAGTKPYMAPEIFHSFINGGTGYSFEVDWWSVGVMAYELLRGWRPYDIHSSNAVESLVQLFSTVSVQYVPTWSKEMVALLRKKGRLHCDPTFELEEMILESRPLHKKKKRLAKNKSRDNSRDSSQSENDYLQDCLDAIQQDFVIFNREKLKRSQDLPSEPLPTPESRDAVEPVEDEVERSALPMCGPICPSAGSG
- the STK32C gene encoding serine/threonine-protein kinase 32C isoform X4; protein product: MYAMKYMNKQQCIERDEVRNVFRELEILQEVEHVFLVNLWYSFQDEEDMFMVVDLLLGGDLRYHLQQNVQFSEDTVRLYICEMALALDYLRGQHIIHRDVKPDNILLDERGHAHLTDFNIATIIKDGERATALAGTKPYMAPEIFHSFINGGTGYSFEVDWWSVGVMAYELLRGWRPYDIHSSNAVESLVQLFSTVSVQYVPTWSKEMVALLRKLLTVNPEHRLSSLQDVQAAPALAGVLWDHLSEKRVEPGFVPNKGRLHCDPTFELEEMILESRPLHKKKKRLAKNKSRDNSRDSSQSENDYLQDCLDAIQQDFVIFNREKLKRSQDLPSEPLPTPESRDAVEPVEDEVERSALPMCGPICPSAGSG